From a single Pseudorasbora parva isolate DD20220531a chromosome 17, ASM2467924v1, whole genome shotgun sequence genomic region:
- the gfral gene encoding GDNF family receptor alpha-like, with amino-acid sequence MKAMDAALLIVAHLLFQLVCLNASRTTDCTSHMDACVSKHICRSEQAVLRDVCNYKDGGCHPTDSKVCNATLQMMLNRSPSLGECVCSGADPCGILQQLYSQCQHRLARKTKQIEAEQKASVHHTNRSCLDETMACLGEEACNTRMVPFVQECNAYQCNPSQCRQAMRVFYSALPHNVAERLVFCDCDGEDQECQQMKASLHSGSCVSDQSQTHWTCLEALDSCSGDGSCRQIFNRYLTKCFVAEDSAFDSTSDWLNLLNPDIFLGEDLQCRAAFVETMGSILHHPCTCDGLHYHDQYKCNELKEIFQDRSLFKLSKTKKDFQQGKSLESNIGRPPTNEPSAGETIQHGQSDDFRNGQQPTNDSSVKQQWLSDQLLYLLIYISALMVVVLFIVSLVLLRLRRVHQAAGKPHFEDHQSKSLMLSSVTI; translated from the exons ATGAAGGCCATGGACGCAGCTCTTCTCATTG TGGCTCATCTGCTGTTCCAGCTAGTTTGCCTTAACGCATCAAGAACTACAGACTGCACTTCACATATGGATGCTTGCGTTTCTAAACACATCTGCAGAAGTGAACAGGCTGTCCTCAGAGACGTCTGCAATTATAAAG ATGGAGGCTGCCACCCAACTGACTCAAAGGTCTGTAACGCCACACTTCAGATGATGTTGAACCGCTCGCCTTCActgggagagtgtgtgtgttctgggGCGGATCCATGCGGAATTCTACAACAGCTGTATTCTCAGTGCCAGCATCGTTTGG CTCGAAAAACCAAGCAAATTGAGGCAGAACAGAAAGCCAGTG TACACCACACAAACAGATCCTGTCTTGACGAGACAATGGCTTGCCTTGGGGAAGAAGCCTGTAACACGCGGATGGTGCCATTTGTCCAGGAGTGCAACGCATACCAATGCAACCCCAGCCAGTGCAGACAGGCAATGAGGGTGTTCTACTCGGCTCTTCCTCACAATGTGGCTGAGAGACTGGTGTTTTGCGACTGTGATGGAGAAGACCAGGAATGCCAGCAGATGAAGGCCTCTCTACACTCTGGATCCTGTGTGAGTGATCAGTCGCAGACACACTGGACCTGCCTGGAGGCACTGGACAGCTGCTCTGGAGATGGATCGTGCAG GCAGATATTTAACAGGTACCTGACCAAATGTTTTGTGGCAGAGGACTCTGCATTTGATTCAACGAGTGACTGGCTAAATCTTCTAAACCCTGACATCTTTCTTGGGGAAGACCTCCAATGCAGGGCGGCATTTGTGGAAACAATGGGTTCAATACTTCATCACCCATGTACTTGCGATGGATTACACTATCATGACCAATATAAGTGCAATGAGCTGAAGGAAATTTTCCAAGACAGGTCCCTCTTCA AGCTCTCAAAAACCAAAAAAGATTTCCAACAAGGAAAATCCCTTGAATCAAACATTGGGCGACCACCAACAAATGAGCCAAGCGCTGGTGAAACCATCCAACATGGACAATCTGATGATTTTAGGAATGGACAACAACCAACTAATGATTCAAGTGTTAAGCAGCAGTGGTTGAGTG ATCAGCTGTTGTATCTACTGATATATATCTCTGCATTAATGGTGGTGGTGTTGTTCATTGTCAGCCTTGTTTTGCTCAGACTGAG GAGAGTGCACCAAGCTGCTGGTAAACCACATTTTGAGGACCATCAGTCAAAGTCTCTAATGTTGTCATCTGTTACTATTTGA